In Thermococcus zilligii AN1, a genomic segment contains:
- a CDS encoding AAA family ATPase produces MIVGVVGKIAAGKTTVAEFFEKKGFCRVSCSDPLIDLLTHNVSDYSWIPELPGKAEPTREKLIEFGKYLKDRYGGDVLIRLAVDKKRHCRNIVIDGVRSKEEIEAIKRMGGKVIYVEARPEIRFERLMGRKASKDRTIRGFEDFRAMDEAEEKLYRTSELKEMADYIIVNEGTLEELMREVEGIIKDIAGKV; encoded by the coding sequence ATGATAGTCGGTGTGGTTGGAAAAATCGCCGCAGGAAAAACAACCGTTGCAGAGTTCTTTGAGAAAAAAGGCTTCTGCAGGGTCTCCTGCAGCGACCCGCTGATAGACCTGCTGACCCACAACGTCTCTGACTACTCCTGGATCCCGGAGCTTCCGGGGAAGGCCGAGCCGACGCGGGAAAAGCTCATAGAGTTCGGGAAGTACCTCAAGGACAGGTACGGAGGGGACGTGCTCATCAGGCTCGCCGTTGATAAAAAGAGGCACTGCAGGAACATCGTCATAGACGGCGTCCGCTCGAAGGAGGAGATAGAGGCCATAAAGAGAATGGGCGGAAAGGTCATCTATGTCGAGGCCAGGCCGGAAATAAGGTTCGAGAGGCTAATGGGGAGAAAGGCGAGCAAGGACAGGACTATCAGGGGCTTCGAGGACTTCAGGGCGATGGACGAAGCCGAGGAGAAGCTCTACCGCACGAGCGAGCTGAAGGAGATGGCGGATTATATCATTGTAAACGAGGGCACCCTGGAGGAGCTGATGAGAGAGGTCGAGGGGATAATAAAAGACATCGCGGGGAAGGTTTAA
- a CDS encoding DUF2283 domain-containing protein, whose protein sequence is MVEVEKRLGPIDYDPAVDSLFVSVPGRQYKYSIMVGDDLILDFGLLPGEDKLGVVGFELLGASKKFGVDRYVLRNIKGLHAEIRVNEEWVKLKLSLVVLHRRKEQKRDKVLEVANSGIPPLASSITV, encoded by the coding sequence ATGGTCGAGGTTGAAAAGAGGCTCGGGCCCATTGATTATGACCCCGCCGTTGATTCGCTGTTTGTCAGCGTCCCGGGCAGGCAGTATAAGTACTCAATCATGGTTGGAGACGACCTCATCCTGGACTTCGGCCTGTTGCCGGGTGAGGATAAGCTTGGTGTTGTTGGATTTGAGCTGCTGGGAGCCTCGAAGAAGTTTGGCGTTGACAGGTATGTGCTTAGGAACATTAAGGGCCTTCACGCGGAGATAAGAGTTAATGAGGAGTGGGTAAAGCTGAAGCTTTCCCTCGTTGTCCTCCATCGTAGAAAGGAGCAGAAGAGGGATAAGGTACTTGAGGTGGCCAACTCGGGCATTCCACCGCTCGCTTCTTCAATCACCGTCTGA
- a CDS encoding DODA-type extradiol aromatic ring-opening family dioxygenase has product MLVGIGLMPHGNPVLEPPDEETRKLARVLNDIGEAFGDADSYVLVSPHNVRISDHLGVVMAENLISWLGFEGKELPGEWKTDIELAEKIYRAEKEAGIPIVDLNFASRSGQYSRWPLSWGELIPLQFLRKKPLVLMTPSRGINRKTLVKAGEILREVLEESGKRVALIISADHGHAHSKNGPYGYRKESEEYDELIMELINEDRLGELLEIPEELISNALPDSYWGMLIMLGAMRKGDFELKESAYACPTYFGMAGALWVRKS; this is encoded by the coding sequence ATGCTCGTCGGGATAGGTTTGATGCCCCACGGCAACCCGGTTTTGGAGCCGCCTGATGAGGAGACGAGAAAGCTGGCCAGGGTTTTGAACGACATCGGGGAGGCCTTTGGAGACGCCGACTCCTACGTGCTCGTCAGCCCCCACAACGTCAGGATAAGCGACCACCTCGGAGTAGTGATGGCGGAGAACCTGATCTCGTGGCTCGGCTTCGAGGGAAAAGAACTTCCGGGCGAGTGGAAAACCGACATTGAACTGGCCGAGAAAATCTACAGGGCTGAAAAGGAAGCCGGGATTCCGATAGTTGACCTGAACTTCGCCAGCAGGAGCGGTCAATACTCGAGGTGGCCCCTCAGCTGGGGGGAGCTCATCCCGCTCCAGTTCCTTAGGAAAAAGCCCTTAGTCCTGATGACGCCGTCGAGGGGGATCAACAGGAAAACCCTCGTGAAGGCCGGAGAAATCCTCCGGGAAGTCCTCGAGGAAAGCGGGAAGAGGGTTGCCCTGATAATCAGCGCCGACCACGGGCATGCACACTCCAAAAACGGCCCCTACGGCTACAGAAAGGAGAGCGAGGAGTACGACGAGCTTATCATGGAGCTCATCAACGAGGACCGCCTTGGAGAGCTTCTGGAAATCCCGGAGGAGCTGATAAGTAACGCTCTGCCGGACAGCTACTGGGGGATGCTGATAATGCTGGGGGCGATGAGAAAGGGGGATTTCGAGCTAAAGGAGAGCGCCTACGCCTGTCCGACTTACTTCGGCATGGCCGGGGCGCTGTGGGTGAGAAAGTCTTAA
- a CDS encoding aminoacyl-tRNA deacylase has translation MGMEKIEEIARKLGAEVLEIGKPVKTVEQATGETGASPKQVIKSLVIISERGPLLVIVDGESKVDMERLERLFGKCRFAKPGEVKELTGYEVGGVPPVGVPLRTIVDPRVLENEYVIGGGGSIDRLLRIEPRKILEYQNAEVMEVRK, from the coding sequence ATGGGAATGGAAAAGATTGAGGAGATAGCAAGGAAACTGGGCGCCGAGGTTCTCGAGATAGGCAAGCCCGTGAAGACCGTTGAGCAGGCCACGGGGGAGACCGGGGCCTCGCCGAAGCAGGTGATAAAGTCGCTCGTGATAATAAGCGAGAGGGGGCCGTTGCTCGTCATAGTGGACGGGGAATCAAAGGTGGACATGGAAAGGCTGGAGAGGCTCTTCGGGAAGTGCCGCTTCGCGAAGCCAGGGGAGGTAAAGGAGCTCACAGGATACGAGGTCGGCGGAGTCCCTCCCGTTGGCGTTCCGCTCAGGACAATAGTTGACCCGAGGGTTCTCGAAAACGAGTACGTCATAGGTGGGGGCGGTTCGATAGACAGGCTGCTCCGGATAGAGCCCCGGAAAATCCTCGAGTACCAGAACGCGGAGGTCATGGAAGTCAGGAAATAG
- the pyrB gene encoding aspartate carbamoyltransferase, which yields MDWKGRDVISIRDFSKEDIEFVLGVAERLEKELKEKGSLDYARGKILATLFFEPSTRTRLSFESAMHRLGGSVIGFSSTLGTSVMKGENLADTIRTVEQYSDVIVIRHPMEGAARLAAELAEIPVINAGDGSNQHPTQTLLDLYTIRRTFGKIDGLKIGLLGDLKYGRTVHSLAEALAFYDVELYLISPELLRMPKHIVEELRERGVKVHETTNLEGTIPELDVLYVTRIQKERFPDEEEYLKVKGSYQVNCELLKNAREGMKVMHPLPRVDEIHPEVDKSEHALYFRQVFSGIPVRMALLGLTLGVL from the coding sequence ATGGACTGGAAAGGGCGCGACGTGATAAGCATACGGGACTTCTCCAAGGAGGACATCGAGTTTGTTTTGGGGGTCGCCGAAAGGCTTGAAAAGGAGCTAAAGGAGAAGGGTTCCCTGGACTACGCGCGCGGCAAAATCCTGGCGACGCTCTTCTTCGAGCCGTCGACGAGGACGAGGCTTAGCTTCGAGAGCGCCATGCACAGGCTCGGGGGCTCGGTTATCGGGTTCTCCTCCACATTGGGCACGAGCGTCATGAAGGGGGAAAACCTGGCGGACACCATAAGGACCGTTGAGCAGTACAGCGACGTTATAGTGATAAGACATCCCATGGAGGGTGCCGCAAGGTTGGCGGCCGAACTCGCGGAGATTCCCGTCATAAACGCCGGCGACGGGAGCAACCAGCACCCGACCCAGACCCTGCTCGACTTATACACCATAAGGCGCACCTTCGGAAAGATAGACGGCCTAAAAATCGGCCTGCTCGGGGATCTTAAGTACGGAAGGACAGTCCACAGCTTGGCGGAAGCTTTAGCCTTCTACGACGTCGAGCTCTACCTCATCTCGCCAGAGCTCCTGAGGATGCCGAAGCACATCGTTGAGGAGCTCCGCGAGAGGGGCGTCAAGGTTCACGAGACGACAAACCTTGAAGGAACCATCCCGGAGCTGGACGTCCTCTACGTGACAAGAATCCAGAAGGAGCGCTTCCCGGACGAGGAGGAGTATCTGAAGGTCAAGGGAAGCTATCAGGTGAACTGCGAGCTATTGAAGAACGCCAGAGAGGGCATGAAGGTAATGCACCCGCTCCCGAGGGTTGATGAGATTCACCCGGAGGTGGATAAGAGCGAGCACGCCCTCTACTTCAGGCAGGTTTTCTCGGGCATTCCTGTGAGGATGGCCCTTCTCGGACTGACGCTGGGGGTGCTCTGA
- a CDS encoding DUF835 domain-containing protein has translation MRDQMNEILLRTGQTLSLGAKLLVAAYLWRSYRKSLRKSALIFSVAFLTSSLQVLGDFIGIETLKTTMEALFASLLFYGSLKLLDEEGLSFTISRGYYVSLTPLILTLYMLTAERSTPPNWLATVGVAYAVSGLFILLSGFLLLGLRSLYGNSLKYLGILLVVYGAHEMDYPLLRPVDWFAPLGFSLSATLALLIAYFFVRFAGGEEFLKLPQERSKPLEEIKPGLTLLSPEEYKKLLPTIKDLPILAFTRNPREAPENWTVYTISQIERERTVSPTNLPRITEIVNRYLKAGNGGVALIDGIEYINIYNGFEATAKWLSTLGDIAYVNNGSVIVVTERELWNEREWNLLMRLVA, from the coding sequence TTGAGGGATCAAATGAACGAGATACTCCTTCGCACCGGGCAGACCCTGAGCCTCGGTGCAAAGCTCTTAGTCGCGGCTTATCTGTGGCGCTCTTATCGGAAATCACTTAGAAAGTCCGCCCTGATTTTCTCCGTTGCATTCCTCACTTCCTCCCTCCAGGTTCTCGGCGATTTCATTGGAATCGAAACACTTAAAACCACCATGGAAGCCCTCTTCGCTTCACTCCTCTTCTACGGGAGCCTCAAACTCCTCGATGAGGAGGGGCTTTCATTTACGATCAGCCGCGGCTATTACGTCTCCCTGACTCCACTCATCCTCACCCTCTACATGCTCACCGCGGAGCGCTCAACTCCCCCCAACTGGCTCGCCACGGTTGGCGTCGCATACGCGGTTTCTGGCCTCTTCATCCTCCTCTCGGGTTTTCTGCTCCTTGGTCTGAGGAGCCTCTACGGCAACTCCCTGAAGTACCTTGGGATTTTGCTGGTTGTGTACGGGGCGCACGAGATGGACTACCCACTGCTCCGGCCGGTTGACTGGTTCGCACCCCTTGGGTTCTCGCTGAGCGCTACGCTGGCCCTTCTTATCGCCTACTTCTTTGTGAGGTTCGCAGGAGGGGAAGAGTTCCTGAAGCTCCCCCAAGAACGTTCAAAGCCACTCGAAGAAATCAAGCCCGGACTTACTCTCCTGTCTCCGGAGGAGTACAAAAAGCTCTTACCCACGATCAAAGACCTCCCCATCTTGGCATTCACACGGAACCCCCGGGAGGCCCCCGAGAACTGGACCGTTTACACCATAAGCCAGATAGAGCGCGAACGCACGGTATCCCCCACAAACCTCCCCAGGATCACAGAAATCGTGAACAGGTACTTAAAAGCCGGAAACGGTGGTGTGGCCCTCATTGACGGCATTGAGTACATCAACATTTACAACGGGTTTGAAGCAACTGCCAAGTGGCTGAGCACCCTCGGGGACATCGCCTATGTTAACAACGGAAGCGTGATCGTGGTGACCGAGAGGGAACTCTGGAATGAGAGGGAGTGGAACCTTCTCATGAGGTTAGTGGCCTGA
- the glmM gene encoding phosphoglucosamine mutase — translation MGKYFGTSGIREVVNERLTPELALKVGKALGTYLDGGTVVVGKDTRTSGEMLKNALISGLLSAGVDVIDIGLAPTPLTGFAIRLYGADAGVTITASHNPPEYNGIKVWQPDGMAYTPEMEAQLEAIVDSGNFKKAAWNEIGSVRKADPRGEYIKRALEMVGLEDSYTVVLDTGNGAGSVLSPYLQRELGNKVISLNSHPSGFFVRELEPNAESLSALAKTVKAMGADVGIAHDGDADRIGVVDDGGNFVEYEVMLSLMAGYMLRKFGKGKIITTVDAGFALDDYIKPLGGEVIRARVGDVAVADELARHGGIFGGEPSGTWIIPQWNLTPDGIFAGALVMEMVDKLGPLSELARDVPRYVTLRAKIPCPNEKKAKAMEIIGREALKTFGYKRLIDIDGIRIENDEWWVLFRPSGTEPIMRITLEAHTEEKAKELMERAEKLVKKAIGEIL, via the coding sequence ATGGGAAAGTACTTCGGAACCAGCGGCATCAGGGAGGTCGTAAACGAGAGGCTGACCCCCGAGCTGGCCTTGAAGGTCGGAAAGGCCCTTGGGACTTATCTCGATGGAGGGACGGTCGTCGTTGGAAAGGACACGAGGACGAGCGGTGAGATGCTGAAGAATGCTCTAATAAGCGGACTTCTCAGCGCGGGCGTTGACGTTATAGACATCGGTTTAGCCCCAACGCCTTTGACGGGCTTCGCGATAAGGCTATATGGTGCAGACGCGGGCGTGACGATAACGGCTTCCCACAATCCACCAGAATACAACGGCATAAAGGTCTGGCAACCGGACGGGATGGCCTATACCCCCGAGATGGAAGCCCAGCTTGAGGCGATAGTTGATTCGGGGAACTTCAAAAAAGCGGCCTGGAACGAAATCGGAAGCGTTAGAAAGGCGGACCCAAGAGGGGAGTACATCAAAAGGGCCCTCGAAATGGTCGGGCTTGAGGACTCCTACACCGTTGTCCTCGACACGGGCAACGGGGCCGGTTCAGTTCTGAGCCCCTACCTCCAGCGCGAGCTCGGGAATAAAGTCATCTCCCTCAACTCCCACCCGAGTGGATTCTTCGTCAGGGAGCTCGAGCCGAACGCAGAGAGCCTCTCAGCCCTGGCGAAGACTGTGAAAGCTATGGGGGCAGACGTTGGTATAGCCCACGATGGAGACGCAGACAGGATCGGGGTCGTTGACGACGGGGGTAACTTCGTTGAGTATGAAGTTATGCTTTCGCTTATGGCTGGCTACATGCTGAGGAAGTTCGGGAAGGGAAAAATCATCACAACGGTTGACGCCGGCTTTGCTCTGGATGATTATATTAAACCCCTGGGCGGTGAGGTAATCAGGGCCCGCGTCGGCGACGTTGCGGTTGCGGACGAACTTGCCAGGCACGGAGGGATTTTTGGGGGCGAGCCGAGCGGGACGTGGATAATCCCCCAGTGGAACCTAACACCTGACGGAATCTTTGCGGGGGCGCTCGTCATGGAGATGGTCGACAAACTCGGCCCGCTAAGCGAGCTTGCCAGGGATGTTCCGCGCTACGTGACTTTGAGGGCAAAAATCCCCTGCCCCAACGAAAAGAAGGCTAAAGCGATGGAAATCATAGGGAGGGAGGCCCTCAAGACCTTCGGCTATAAGCGCCTCATAGACATCGATGGAATCAGAATAGAGAACGACGAGTGGTGGGTTCTCTTCAGACCGAGCGGGACTGAGCCGATAATGAGGATAACCCTCGAGGCACACACGGAGGAGAAAGCTAAGGAGCTTATGGAGAGGGCGGAAAAGCTCGTGAAGAAGGCCATTGGAGAAATCCTTTAG
- a CDS encoding EamA family transporter, with protein MKDYITYAVLSAFFASLIPIFGKLGLKNVDSTLATAVRAVIMAVFLVGVALLRGSTNVGEIDGRALLLIVLSGLAGALSWLFYFMAIKNGRVPAVIAIDKASVALSIFLAWLVLGDKMDLKTALGVLLIVIGAILVSL; from the coding sequence ATGAAGGATTACATAACCTACGCAGTCCTGTCCGCTTTCTTTGCTTCGCTCATCCCGATATTCGGAAAGCTCGGCCTTAAGAACGTCGATTCTACCTTAGCAACCGCGGTGAGGGCCGTTATAATGGCGGTTTTCCTGGTGGGTGTCGCGCTCCTTAGGGGCTCGACAAACGTGGGTGAAATCGACGGCAGGGCACTCCTTCTGATAGTCCTCTCCGGGCTTGCCGGGGCGCTCTCGTGGCTGTTCTACTTCATGGCCATAAAGAACGGAAGGGTTCCCGCGGTTATCGCCATAGACAAGGCCAGCGTTGCCCTCTCGATATTCCTGGCGTGGCTCGTCCTCGGGGACAAGATGGACTTAAAAACGGCACTCGGGGTGCTCCTGATAGTCATCGGGGCTATCTTAGTGTCTCTATGA
- a CDS encoding cyclic 2,3-diphosphoglycerate synthase has product MAEKKKRRVVILGAAGRDFHNFNVFFRNNPDYEVVAFTATQIPDIEGRVYPPELAGELYPNGIPILSEDDLEKIIKEHNVDIVVFAYSDVSHEHVMHLASRAHSAGADFWLLGPKSTMLKSTKPVVAVTAVRTGCGKSQTSRKVAQLLQEMGYRVVAIRHPMPYGDLRKQVVQRFASFEDLDRHECTIEEREEYEPYIERGMVVYAGVDYEKILREAEKEADIILWDGGNNDFPFYEPDLWIVVTDPHRPGHELKYHPGETNFRSADVIIINKIDTANRDDIQRVRESIEQINPNAIVIDGASPLYVDRPELIKGKRVLVVEDGPTLTHGGMKYGAGYIAAKKFGAKEIIDPRPYAVGSIVETYRKYNHLDVILPAMGYGAKQIKELEETINRADADVVIMGTPVDLRRFMKLNKPAVRVKYELEEIGQPKLRDVLKEWVERCEKLRK; this is encoded by the coding sequence ATGGCCGAGAAGAAAAAGAGGAGGGTTGTTATCCTGGGGGCCGCCGGCAGGGACTTCCACAACTTCAACGTGTTCTTCAGGAACAACCCTGACTACGAGGTGGTAGCCTTCACAGCCACCCAGATCCCGGACATCGAGGGAAGGGTTTACCCGCCCGAGCTCGCGGGGGAGCTTTACCCTAACGGAATCCCGATCCTGAGCGAGGACGACCTTGAGAAGATAATCAAGGAGCACAACGTAGATATCGTCGTCTTCGCCTACTCCGACGTCTCCCACGAGCACGTCATGCACCTGGCAAGCAGGGCCCACTCGGCTGGAGCCGACTTCTGGCTCCTCGGGCCGAAGAGCACCATGCTAAAGAGCACCAAGCCGGTTGTGGCTGTCACAGCCGTCAGAACAGGTTGCGGAAAGAGCCAGACCTCAAGGAAGGTCGCCCAGCTCCTCCAGGAGATGGGTTACAGGGTCGTCGCCATAAGGCACCCGATGCCCTATGGAGACCTCAGAAAGCAGGTCGTCCAGAGGTTTGCAAGCTTCGAAGACCTCGACAGGCACGAGTGCACGATAGAAGAGAGGGAAGAGTACGAGCCCTACATCGAGAGGGGGATGGTGGTTTACGCGGGCGTTGACTACGAGAAGATCCTCCGCGAGGCCGAGAAGGAGGCCGACATAATCCTCTGGGACGGCGGAAACAACGACTTCCCGTTCTACGAGCCGGACCTCTGGATAGTCGTTACCGACCCGCACAGGCCCGGGCACGAGCTCAAGTACCACCCGGGTGAGACCAACTTCAGGAGCGCTGACGTTATCATAATCAACAAGATAGACACGGCCAACCGCGACGACATCCAGAGGGTAAGGGAAAGCATTGAACAGATCAACCCGAACGCCATCGTCATAGATGGAGCCTCACCGCTCTACGTCGACAGGCCGGAGCTCATCAAGGGCAAGCGCGTCCTCGTTGTGGAGGATGGCCCAACCCTCACCCACGGCGGCATGAAGTACGGTGCCGGATACATCGCCGCCAAGAAGTTCGGAGCGAAGGAGATAATCGACCCGAGGCCCTACGCGGTCGGCTCAATCGTCGAGACCTACAGGAAATACAACCACCTCGACGTCATCCTTCCTGCAATGGGCTACGGGGCCAAGCAGATCAAGGAGCTCGAGGAGACAATCAACAGGGCCGATGCCGACGTCGTTATCATGGGCACCCCCGTTGACCTCAGGCGCTTCATGAAGCTCAACAAGCCGGCCGTTCGCGTCAAGTACGAGCTCGAGGAGATCGGCCAGCCCAAGCTCAGGGATGTGCTCAAGGAGTGGGTCGAGAGGTGCGAGAAGCTCAGGAAGTGA
- a CDS encoding type II toxin-antitoxin system VapC family toxin yields MAKPLKPELIYLDTSAMIALLARDDPEHGRAVSFFREAVSGGSRFVLGRPTLMEFLNGVSKHVGKDVALEQYRLYTSSKFIFIERETEGDWERAWELFFKYTDKKGLDMIDALALAMMERLKIRKAFTFDSDFTVLFETVP; encoded by the coding sequence ATGGCGAAGCCGCTGAAGCCAGAGCTGATATACCTTGACACGAGTGCAATGATAGCCTTACTGGCGAGAGATGACCCCGAACACGGGAGGGCGGTGAGCTTTTTCAGGGAAGCCGTTTCAGGGGGTTCGCGCTTCGTCCTGGGGAGACCTACGTTAATGGAGTTCCTCAACGGAGTAAGCAAGCACGTTGGAAAGGACGTCGCCCTTGAGCAGTACAGGCTCTACACGTCGAGCAAGTTCATCTTCATCGAGAGGGAAACAGAGGGCGACTGGGAAAGAGCATGGGAGTTATTCTTCAAATACACCGACAAGAAAGGCCTGGACATGATAGACGCACTGGCCCTTGCCATGATGGAGCGCTTGAAAATAAGAAAGGCCTTCACCTTTGACAGCGACTTCACGGTTCTCTTCGAGACCGTTCCCTAA
- a CDS encoding BtpA/SgcQ family protein produces the protein MDFGKKPLIGMVHLKPLPGSYLYDDLDGVIEAALRDAKAIEEAGFDAIMVENFGDVPFQKYVDKTTVAAFTAVAKEIRDEVSLPLGINVLRNDGIAAYSIAYAIKADFIRVNVLSGVAYTDQGIIEGIAPGLAKLRRLLPSKIKVFADVHVKHAVHFDNFEDSLRDTVERGLADAVVISGKATGKPVDIERLAMAKRISPVPVLVGSGTTYENLPELWKHADGFIVGTWIKRDGKVGNEVSPERARKLAGLAKELRG, from the coding sequence ATGGACTTCGGGAAAAAGCCCCTCATAGGGATGGTTCACCTCAAACCCCTCCCGGGCTCCTACCTCTACGACGACCTCGATGGGGTAATTGAGGCCGCTCTCAGGGACGCAAAAGCAATTGAAGAAGCCGGCTTCGACGCGATAATGGTTGAAAACTTCGGCGACGTTCCGTTCCAGAAGTACGTTGACAAAACGACTGTTGCGGCCTTCACCGCTGTTGCCAAGGAAATCCGCGACGAGGTTTCCCTCCCGCTCGGGATAAACGTCCTCCGCAACGACGGCATCGCCGCCTACTCGATAGCTTACGCAATAAAGGCGGATTTCATAAGGGTGAACGTGCTCAGCGGTGTGGCTTACACGGACCAGGGGATCATAGAGGGCATTGCCCCCGGGCTCGCAAAGCTGAGGAGGCTCCTGCCGAGCAAAATCAAGGTCTTCGCGGACGTGCACGTGAAGCACGCTGTTCACTTCGATAACTTCGAGGACTCGCTCAGGGACACCGTCGAGAGGGGGTTGGCGGACGCCGTTGTGATAAGCGGAAAAGCTACAGGGAAACCGGTTGACATCGAGAGGCTCGCCATGGCGAAGAGGATCTCCCCAGTCCCAGTTCTGGTCGGCTCTGGAACAACCTATGAGAACCTTCCGGAGCTCTGGAAGCACGCGGACGGCTTCATAGTCGGCACTTGGATCAAGCGGGATGGGAAGGTCGGAAACGAAGTTTCCCCTGAAAGGGCGAGGAAACTGGCCGGGCTGGCGAAAGAACTTCGGGGATGA
- the pyrI gene encoding aspartate carbamoyltransferase regulatory subunit, which produces MSELKVEVIPDGTVIDHIPVGKWLKVVEILGLTNPNGGTLLIASNVPSKKLGRKDIVKVEGRYLSEEEVNKIALVAPSATVNIVKDYKIVEKFKVAIPDEIVGILKCPNPNCVSNHEYTKPRFRVESREPLKLRCHYCERTIEWDEILGNL; this is translated from the coding sequence ATGTCCGAGCTCAAGGTTGAGGTAATACCAGATGGAACCGTCATAGACCACATCCCAGTTGGAAAGTGGCTGAAGGTCGTTGAGATCCTGGGCTTAACCAACCCCAACGGTGGGACCCTCCTCATTGCCTCGAACGTCCCGAGCAAGAAGCTCGGAAGGAAGGACATCGTTAAGGTGGAAGGGCGCTATCTGAGCGAGGAGGAGGTCAACAAGATAGCGCTCGTGGCACCGTCCGCCACCGTCAACATCGTAAAGGACTACAAGATCGTCGAGAAGTTCAAAGTGGCGATCCCGGACGAGATAGTTGGAATCCTGAAGTGCCCCAACCCGAACTGCGTCAGCAACCACGAGTACACAAAGCCGAGGTTCAGGGTCGAGAGCAGGGAGCCACTGAAGCTCCGCTGCCACTACTGCGAGAGGACGATCGAGTGGGACGAGATACTCGGCAACCTCTGA
- a CDS encoding thiamine-phosphate synthase family protein — MRTPAVYLAEVIMPYLRAKIAEVLYRGNLRQAEIADYLGVTQTMVSKYLSGRYKRLPDELASRIDEIAEEAGRFILYGGTREGATVLVSRRLVELFQSGFLCRFYAEYAGISEEACHTIYSTSGKGEVLEKLSLALRRLTSLQDFGGLIPEVRSNFAYSAQSPSGPEDVAAVPGRITLAKGKPYALPPEFGASRFTAGILVWVGKLRPEVRSVLNIRYGDDVERALQLLGFKLARMSTAGLEEREAVKEIASPFSADLYDAVIDEGGHGVEPVVYIFGRDPFEVVDKVGRLLQVLGGGGNEGLHEGASLLNGGRD; from the coding sequence ATGAGGACTCCAGCGGTTTATCTCGCTGAGGTAATAATGCCCTACCTGCGGGCGAAGATTGCCGAGGTTCTTTACAGGGGGAACCTCAGGCAGGCTGAGATCGCTGACTACCTCGGGGTTACCCAGACGATGGTGAGTAAATACCTCTCTGGCAGGTACAAGAGACTGCCGGATGAGCTTGCCAGCAGGATAGACGAGATAGCCGAGGAAGCCGGGAGGTTCATCCTCTACGGGGGCACCAGGGAAGGGGCTACAGTTCTCGTTTCCAGGCGGTTGGTTGAGCTCTTCCAGAGCGGATTTCTCTGCAGGTTTTACGCCGAGTACGCGGGGATCAGCGAGGAGGCCTGCCACACGATATATTCTACCTCCGGAAAGGGGGAAGTGCTGGAGAAGCTTTCGCTCGCTTTGAGACGCTTAACCTCCCTCCAGGATTTTGGCGGGCTAATCCCCGAGGTTAGGAGCAACTTCGCTTACTCTGCGCAGTCGCCTTCTGGCCCGGAGGATGTTGCGGCAGTTCCAGGTAGGATAACCCTTGCGAAGGGGAAACCCTACGCTCTGCCTCCAGAATTCGGGGCAAGCCGGTTTACGGCGGGCATCCTTGTCTGGGTCGGGAAATTAAGGCCCGAGGTCAGGAGCGTCCTCAACATCCGCTACGGTGACGACGTTGAGAGGGCCCTACAGCTCCTTGGATTTAAGCTCGCCAGGATGAGCACTGCCGGACTTGAGGAAAGGGAAGCCGTGAAAGAGATAGCCAGCCCCTTCTCGGCTGACCTGTACGATGCCGTTATCGACGAAGGCGGCCACGGTGTTGAGCCCGTGGTCTATATCTTCGGCAGGGATCCCTTTGAAGTAGTTGATAAGGTTGGACGCCTCCTGCAGGTTCTTGGGGGTGGGGGTAATGAGGGTCTTCACGAGGGAGCTTCGCTTCTCAACGGGGGGCGAGATTGA